Proteins encoded by one window of Cydia splendana chromosome 14, ilCydSple1.2, whole genome shotgun sequence:
- the LOC134796850 gene encoding uncharacterized protein LOC134796850, whose translation MKWCQTKCPTIPIVRKCCFFVPIRKGVIIFGYVNLVLTLLVFPFFVFMLVEEATKDDDGEELPPRMDPIVHIPLTLAFLLTDVVMYIILLIGAHKRKQALLRSYLYFGLVFQAVTFCVDMLFLDMEEYLENAVYFFFLGLNVYLLFLVYNTVRVIEESAVQYVAHQDLRHLIM comes from the exons ATGAAATGGTGCCAAACGAAATGTCCAACGATCCCTATAGTTAGGAAGTGCTGCTTCTTTGTGCCCATACGGAAAGGAGTTATTATATTCGGATATGTCAATTTG GTCCTCACCCTTCTCGTGTTCCCATTCTTCGTCTTCATGCTGGTCGAGGAGGCGACCAAAGATGACGACGGCGAGGAACTGCCTCCACGCATGGACCCCATAGTGCATATACCACTAACCCTCGCGTTTCTCCTCACTGATGTTGTCATGTACATCATTCTACTCATTGGAGCCCATAAG AGAAAGCAGGCCTTACTGAGGAGCTACCTGTACTTCGGCCTCGTGTTCCAAGCGGTGACTTTCTGCGTGGACATGTTGTTCCTCGACATGGAAGAGTACCTCGAGAACGCCGTGTACTTCTTCTTTTTAG GTCTGAACGTGTACCTGCTTTTCTTAGTCTACAACACAGTACGGGTCATCGAGGAGAGTGCAGTGCAATATGTGGCGCATCAGGATCTGAGGCATCTCATCATGTGA